In Flavobacterium sp. CBA20B-1, one DNA window encodes the following:
- the acs gene encoding acetate--CoA ligase, giving the protein MSYYKITDLEQYFKHYKKSVREPRKFWSKIAEENFIWYQVWDKVFEVDFPKGAIKWFVNAKLNITKNCIDRHLSKRGEKTALIFEPNNPSEKPQHISYNELYTSVSKTANVLKSLGVKKGDRVCIYLPMIPELAITMLACARIGAIHSVIFAGFSDAAIRSRVQDCAAKIIVTSDGGFRGEKTIKTKEVVDKAIEGLTTVEKVLVVKRTNEKVAFNPEKDVWFDELYQAAENTNTTEIMDAEDPLFILYTSGSTGKPKGMVHTTAGYMVQTAYSFQNVFNYKDTDVFWCSADLGWITGHSYILYGALLNGATTVLFEGIPTYPDPSRYWEIIDKYKITHFYTAPTAIRSLMTTDYSYVASHDLSSLRVLGSVGEPINEEAWHWFNDFIGKKRCPIVDTWWQTETGSIMIAPLAYVTPTKPTYATLPLPGIQSVLMDEKNNEIKGNQVMGSLCVKFPWPSIARTIWGDHERFVNTYFTDFPGTYFTGDNALRDEVGYYRITGRADDVVIVSGHNLGTAPIEDAINQHPAVAESAVVGFPHDIKGNALYGYISLKKEGSTRDRENLKKEINQLIADHYGPIGKLDKMQFVDDLPKTRSGKILRRLLRSIAMNQLENFGDTSTMINPEVVQNIINGRV; this is encoded by the coding sequence ATGAGTTATTACAAAATCACCGATTTAGAACAATATTTTAAACATTATAAAAAATCAGTCCGCGAGCCTCGAAAGTTTTGGAGCAAAATTGCTGAAGAAAACTTTATTTGGTATCAGGTTTGGGATAAAGTTTTTGAAGTTGATTTTCCCAAAGGCGCTATAAAATGGTTTGTGAATGCCAAATTAAATATTACCAAAAATTGTATCGATAGACATTTATCAAAGCGTGGCGAAAAAACAGCTCTAATCTTTGAACCGAACAATCCGTCTGAAAAACCGCAACACATTAGTTACAATGAACTGTACACTAGCGTTTCAAAAACAGCAAATGTTTTAAAATCGTTAGGCGTTAAAAAAGGCGATCGTGTATGTATTTACTTGCCAATGATTCCAGAATTAGCCATAACCATGTTGGCTTGTGCCCGAATTGGTGCCATACATTCTGTGATTTTTGCAGGATTTTCAGATGCGGCCATTCGTTCGCGTGTGCAAGATTGTGCTGCAAAAATAATTGTAACTTCAGATGGAGGTTTCCGCGGCGAAAAAACAATCAAAACCAAAGAAGTTGTAGATAAAGCAATTGAAGGATTAACTACTGTAGAAAAAGTTTTGGTTGTGAAACGCACCAATGAAAAAGTGGCGTTTAATCCCGAGAAAGACGTTTGGTTTGATGAACTGTACCAAGCTGCTGAAAACACAAATACTACTGAAATTATGGATGCGGAAGATCCATTATTTATCCTTTATACTTCGGGATCAACCGGTAAACCTAAGGGAATGGTGCATACTACTGCTGGTTATATGGTGCAAACGGCTTATAGTTTTCAAAATGTTTTTAATTATAAAGATACCGATGTTTTTTGGTGCAGTGCCGATTTAGGATGGATTACGGGACATTCATACATTTTATATGGTGCCTTGTTAAACGGTGCCACAACAGTTCTTTTTGAAGGAATACCTACTTATCCTGATCCATCGCGCTATTGGGAAATCATTGATAAATATAAAATCACACATTTTTATACAGCACCCACAGCCATTCGATCGTTAATGACCACTGATTATTCTTATGTTGCTTCGCACGATCTATCTTCCTTGCGGGTTTTAGGTTCGGTTGGCGAACCTATTAATGAAGAAGCTTGGCACTGGTTTAATGATTTTATTGGAAAAAAACGATGCCCGATTGTAGATACATGGTGGCAAACAGAAACAGGTTCTATAATGATTGCACCGCTGGCGTATGTAACTCCAACTAAACCAACCTATGCTACTTTACCATTGCCCGGCATACAATCGGTTTTAATGGACGAAAAAAACAATGAAATAAAAGGCAATCAAGTAATGGGCAGTTTATGTGTGAAGTTTCCGTGGCCTTCGATTGCAAGAACCATTTGGGGCGATCATGAACGTTTTGTAAATACCTATTTCACTGATTTTCCAGGAACTTATTTCACGGGCGATAACGCCTTGCGAGATGAAGTAGGTTATTATCGTATTACAGGTAGGGCAGATGATGTGGTGATTGTTTCAGGACACAATTTGGGAACAGCACCCATTGAGGATGCTATTAACCAACATCCGGCTGTAGCAGAATCGGCAGTGGTTGGGTTTCCACATGATATAAAAGGAAATGCTTTATATGGATATATTTCCTTAAAAAAAGAAGGAAGCACACGCGACCGAGAAAACTTGAAAAAGGAAATTAACCAATTAATTGCAGATCATTACGGACCAATTGGTAAACTTGATAAAATGCAGTTTGTGGATGATTTACCAAA